In one window of Chryseobacterium phocaeense DNA:
- a CDS encoding TonB-dependent siderophore receptor, with amino-acid sequence MKKNYVLVAAVLLGMFSLTDAQEKKDSVAAEKIDEVILTAMKQIKTDSLSENLKRNDKLLEIPQNIVSIKSNLLNLQGAFDAQDALRNVSGIYISDATGAGNVFAGTFNAQLRGFSPVSTFRNGLPSFAGGLSQEDVSLIEQVDVIKGPAGFVNSMGTGGGSLNINTKAPRNHRIGEATITAGSFGFYRAAVDLGSAVKEKGFSFRFNAAYESQGYHAEYAKRRKFVVAPVVQYNISKNTFLLAEWNMILGRAMESSNFIQYETENRVQKHPWNANYQGDPNLPTSKLDEHYGRLVFQHQLNDQWKIISQSSIKSTPLDQWSILGETGYTPPIFDDAGNALRSSLRNKQKYLTYNTQLFVSGKYSISPKIVHTVLAGIDFNSSKSDTEHIQGINKFVFNRNELNYGIDRDLLTQPEADDQIDYTTSQDKTIGGYVYNTFRFWNRLIVDAGFRYSENRRERYLKGPYSPDGDSKIYRHHAFNPRVGVTYLIQKDFAAYFSYDQSFDPMAGTDPQGKEWKPLESYNTEFGLKKDWFDGILSTSVSAYRIIRNNSFSQNPATGLMTQLNQVRNQGIEIDVIGSIYPNITLTANYSYINSVYSKDPYASELVGQRFSSVPRHQLNAWVMYKFQKGKLNGLSLALGEAAAMVRETDVPGVRIPDFIKLDASIMYQYKKWFVRGIFDNLTNKRYITDGNVQARYNADWSAVVGESWMYKESNPFNFKFQIGVKF; translated from the coding sequence ATGAAGAAGAACTACGTCCTGGTGGCGGCTGTCCTTTTGGGAATGTTTTCTTTAACGGATGCTCAGGAGAAAAAAGACTCTGTTGCTGCGGAGAAAATAGATGAGGTCATCCTCACGGCTATGAAGCAGATCAAAACAGACAGCCTTTCCGAAAACCTGAAACGGAATGATAAGCTGCTGGAAATTCCCCAGAATATTGTCAGCATCAAAAGCAATCTGCTTAATCTTCAGGGAGCTTTCGATGCTCAGGACGCGTTACGGAATGTCAGCGGAATTTACATCAGCGATGCTACAGGTGCAGGAAATGTTTTTGCAGGCACTTTCAATGCCCAGTTGCGGGGATTCAGTCCGGTGAGTACATTCAGGAATGGGCTTCCTTCATTTGCAGGAGGTCTTTCACAGGAGGATGTTTCGCTGATAGAGCAGGTGGATGTCATCAAGGGTCCAGCAGGTTTCGTTAATTCCATGGGAACAGGAGGAGGATCTTTAAATATCAATACCAAGGCACCCCGGAATCACAGAATCGGAGAAGCTACTATTACTGCGGGAAGTTTTGGATTTTACAGGGCTGCTGTAGACCTTGGAAGTGCAGTGAAGGAGAAAGGGTTTTCTTTCCGGTTCAATGCTGCTTATGAATCCCAGGGCTATCATGCTGAATATGCCAAACGCAGGAAGTTCGTGGTAGCACCCGTTGTTCAGTATAATATCAGTAAAAACACATTCCTGCTTGCAGAATGGAACATGATTTTAGGCAGAGCCATGGAATCAAGTAATTTTATCCAGTATGAAACTGAAAACAGGGTTCAGAAGCATCCCTGGAATGCCAATTACCAGGGGGATCCCAATTTGCCCACTTCAAAACTTGACGAACATTACGGAAGATTGGTGTTCCAGCATCAGCTGAATGATCAATGGAAAATAATTTCCCAGTCTTCCATTAAAAGTACACCATTGGACCAGTGGAGTATTCTCGGGGAAACGGGCTACACTCCGCCTATATTTGATGATGCAGGGAATGCACTCCGTTCAAGCCTCAGAAATAAGCAGAAATACCTTACATACAATACCCAGCTGTTTGTCAGTGGAAAATATAGTATAAGTCCGAAGATTGTGCATACCGTGCTGGCCGGAATAGATTTTAACAGCAGTAAAAGCGATACGGAACATATCCAGGGGATTAACAAGTTTGTTTTTAACCGAAATGAACTGAATTATGGAATTGACCGTGACCTTCTGACCCAGCCTGAAGCTGATGACCAGATTGATTATACGACTTCACAGGACAAAACAATAGGCGGCTATGTTTATAATACATTCAGATTCTGGAACCGTTTAATTGTTGATGCGGGGTTCCGTTACAGTGAAAACAGGCGGGAACGTTATCTTAAAGGTCCTTATTCTCCCGACGGAGATAGCAAAATATACAGACACCATGCCTTTAATCCAAGGGTTGGGGTCACTTATCTGATCCAAAAAGATTTTGCAGCTTACTTTTCCTACGACCAAAGTTTTGATCCTATGGCTGGAACGGATCCGCAGGGAAAAGAATGGAAACCGCTGGAAAGCTACAATACGGAATTCGGATTGAAAAAGGACTGGTTTGATGGTATTTTGTCAACTTCGGTAAGTGCGTACAGGATTATCAGGAATAACTCGTTCTCACAAAATCCGGCAACAGGTCTGATGACCCAGCTCAATCAGGTGAGAAATCAAGGGATAGAAATTGATGTGATCGGTTCTATTTATCCGAATATTACTTTAACGGCAAACTATTCCTACATCAATTCTGTATACTCCAAAGATCCTTATGCGTCTGAACTTGTAGGGCAAAGGTTTTCAAGTGTTCCAAGACATCAGCTTAATGCCTGGGTAATGTACAAATTCCAGAAAGGAAAACTGAACGGACTTTCCCTGGCTTTAGGAGAGGCCGCTGCAATGGTTCGTGAAACCGATGTTCCCGGGGTTCGTATCCCGGATTTTATAAAGCTGGATGCCAGCATTATGTATCAGTACAAAAAATGGTTTGTCCGCGGAATCTTTGATAACCTGACCAATAAACGTTATATCACAGACGGAAATGTACAGGCGAGATACAATGCCGATTGGTCTGCTGTGGTAGGAGAATCCTGGATGTATAAGGAAAGTAACCCTTTCAATTTTAAATTTCAAATAGGAGTGAAATTTTAA
- a CDS encoding ABC transporter permease produces MKDKMVLFLYEWKHIFRQPAVWTLFFFFFVIGGYAVYSGNVLTQKKLNAIQEAKKESLKDYRNTLLAFTDTASVEKKQQAENAGNPYVIDYRFPRIAYDNPYPLTGLATGIKDITPVSEKVNYYTDYASVDREMTNPAILFEGRLDLVYVNLYLIPLLIIVLVYNVISSEKEKGISSLLIVQGGTLKRVLFGKLLSRLIIVFSAALLINISGMLLSPSGAPSFQDAFMWCFLVFSYTVLWFALCFLIISMDRNSVFNLFSCMAFWIFFLFLLPLLINKTAQMKYPSDLKLLDLEEKDRQISDEVWAMKPKMVVDSFYRNFPEYASVYTPSDTIDNQNDAFFAGYYYIKQKRMKAVIDSLWKGDNNANQMALRLIKYNPVQSTEHLFTLLARTSRADYSRYKQDVKDFQKVWQTRFFDKVFSVKNGKRTLSGFSPDELKTLPSFTLKYHSISISDFVYGILAVWIVSVICFTGGLVFIRKFKQ; encoded by the coding sequence ATGAAGGATAAGATGGTGCTTTTCTTATACGAGTGGAAGCATATTTTCCGGCAGCCGGCAGTGTGGACCCTGTTTTTTTTCTTCTTTGTGATTGGAGGATATGCTGTGTATTCAGGGAATGTACTTACTCAAAAGAAACTGAATGCCATCCAGGAGGCTAAAAAAGAATCGCTCAAGGACTACCGCAATACACTGCTTGCTTTTACAGATACGGCAAGTGTTGAGAAAAAACAGCAGGCAGAGAATGCAGGAAATCCATACGTCATAGATTACAGATTTCCCCGCATTGCTTATGACAATCCCTATCCTCTTACCGGTCTTGCCACCGGAATAAAAGACATTACCCCGGTTTCGGAAAAAGTAAATTATTATACGGATTATGCTTCTGTAGATAGGGAAATGACTAACCCAGCCATACTTTTTGAAGGACGGCTGGATCTGGTGTATGTTAACCTTTATCTGATTCCGTTATTGATTATTGTACTGGTATACAATGTGATTTCTTCCGAAAAAGAAAAAGGGATCAGCAGTCTGCTGATTGTTCAGGGCGGCACCCTGAAACGGGTTCTGTTTGGGAAATTACTGTCCCGGCTGATTATTGTTTTTTCAGCCGCCTTGCTGATTAATATTTCAGGGATGCTCTTGTCTCCGTCAGGTGCTCCCTCATTCCAGGATGCCTTTATGTGGTGCTTTTTGGTTTTTTCATATACTGTGTTATGGTTTGCACTGTGTTTTCTTATTATTTCAATGGATAGGAACAGTGTATTCAATTTATTCTCATGTATGGCATTCTGGATTTTCTTTTTGTTCCTGCTTCCTTTGCTCATCAACAAAACTGCACAGATGAAGTATCCGTCGGATCTTAAACTTCTGGACCTTGAGGAAAAGGACAGGCAGATCAGTGATGAGGTCTGGGCGATGAAACCTAAAATGGTTGTGGACAGTTTTTACAGGAACTTCCCGGAGTATGCTTCCGTGTATACTCCTTCAGACACAATTGATAATCAGAACGATGCTTTTTTTGCAGGCTATTATTACATCAAGCAGAAACGGATGAAAGCCGTCATTGATTCTCTGTGGAAAGGTGATAACAATGCCAATCAGATGGCACTCAGGCTTATAAAATACAATCCCGTTCAGAGTACGGAACATCTTTTTACCCTTTTGGCGCGTACAAGCAGAGCTGATTATTCCAGGTACAAACAGGATGTAAAAGATTTTCAGAAGGTATGGCAGACCCGTTTTTTTGATAAGGTCTTTTCCGTAAAGAATGGTAAAAGAACCCTTTCCGGATTCTCGCCGGATGAACTTAAAACACTTCCTTCGTTCACCTTGAAGTATCACAGCATCAGCATCTCAGATTTCGTATACGGGATTTTGGCTGTATGGATCGTTAGTGTGATATGCTTCACCGGAGGATTGGTATTCATCAGAAAATTTAAACAATAA
- a CDS encoding DUF2705 family protein — protein MTNLKIITFVAQQEFRAFRENGLKIFVVFYILILLGVWGSNYAQLRTASFKNNQAKEAIDKEWKEQNRENHSAAHWGTFLFKPVNYLSLLESGTGIYSENYYRVEAHKRPQLHSYRLPDLQAFMRRPDLNTAFFFQWLMPLFIIGLGFSSISSEREKGFLKLLSVQGASLGHLVTGKFIALYLAVLLFTIPPFLIMIGGLIYENEPLNHLVRALCWISLYAVYFFLISGVVLLISAFSRSSWSSLMACITVWILCVLLIPKFSSSAADGKYPLPSYHEFEHQIKTGFDKGLGNDGEYTTRSETYLKKHLKQFHADSISQLPEKIRFALDLIQAEAYENRVNRYYSKKVEAKFEQQQTFIDAMGILNPFIAVQQLSMAFAGTDVSHHIDFFNKAELYRNATMDRLNQRELELAISEKGRLSNKDFYSSLPEFRYEFPSVGAVIKDHTAAVFSLLLWMGALIFSFMIIIKRNYVSYEG, from the coding sequence ATGACGAACCTAAAAATTATAACTTTCGTAGCTCAGCAGGAATTCAGGGCATTTCGTGAAAACGGACTGAAAATATTCGTCGTGTTTTATATTCTGATTTTGCTGGGAGTCTGGGGAAGCAATTATGCACAGCTGCGGACCGCTTCGTTCAAAAATAACCAGGCAAAAGAGGCTATCGATAAAGAATGGAAAGAACAGAACCGGGAAAATCACAGCGCAGCACACTGGGGAACTTTCCTTTTTAAACCGGTGAATTATCTCTCCCTTCTGGAATCGGGAACAGGCATTTATTCAGAAAATTATTACAGAGTGGAAGCCCACAAGCGTCCGCAATTACATTCATACAGACTGCCGGATCTTCAGGCTTTTATGAGGAGGCCGGACCTTAATACTGCATTTTTTTTTCAGTGGCTGATGCCGTTATTCATCATTGGTTTGGGATTTTCGTCTATCTCGTCCGAACGTGAAAAAGGTTTCTTAAAGCTTTTATCCGTTCAGGGCGCATCACTGGGACATCTGGTTACCGGAAAATTCATAGCGCTTTATCTGGCAGTTCTTTTATTCACGATTCCTCCTTTTTTAATAATGATCGGAGGCTTGATTTATGAAAATGAACCTTTAAATCATCTGGTCAGGGCTTTGTGCTGGATCAGCTTATATGCGGTTTATTTCTTTCTTATTTCCGGGGTGGTGCTTTTGATTTCAGCATTCAGCCGTTCCTCATGGTCTTCACTGATGGCCTGTATTACCGTGTGGATCTTATGTGTTCTTCTGATTCCAAAGTTCAGCAGCTCTGCGGCTGATGGAAAATATCCGCTGCCGTCCTACCATGAATTTGAACATCAGATTAAAACCGGTTTCGATAAAGGACTTGGAAATGATGGTGAATACACAACACGGTCTGAGACCTATCTCAAAAAACACCTGAAACAGTTTCATGCAGACAGCATCAGCCAATTGCCCGAGAAGATCAGATTTGCCCTGGACCTTATCCAGGCAGAAGCCTATGAAAACAGAGTGAACCGATACTATTCCAAAAAGGTGGAAGCGAAATTTGAGCAGCAGCAGACGTTTATAGATGCTATGGGAATTCTGAATCCGTTTATTGCCGTGCAGCAGCTTTCTATGGCTTTTGCAGGAACTGACGTTTCCCATCATATTGATTTTTTCAATAAGGCCGAATTATACAGAAATGCAACCATGGACCGGCTTAATCAGCGGGAACTGGAACTTGCCATATCTGAAAAAGGCCGGTTGAGCAATAAAGATTTTTACAGCAGCCTTCCTGAATTCAGGTACGAATTTCCTTCTGTGGGAGCTGTTATTAAAGATCATACAGCAGCAGTTTTTTCATTGTTGCTTTGGATGGGAGCATTAATCTTTTCATTCATGATCATTATCAAACGAAATTATGTAAGCTATGAAGGATAA